The following coding sequences lie in one Oryctolagus cuniculus chromosome 7, mOryCun1.1, whole genome shotgun sequence genomic window:
- the CTTNBP2NL gene encoding CTTNBP2 N-terminal-like protein, which produces MNLEKLSKPELLTLFSILEGELEARDLVIEALKAQHRDTFIEERYGKYNISDPLMALQRDFETLKEKNDGEKQPVCTNPLSILKVVMKQCKTMQERMLSQLAAAESRHRKVILDLEEERQRHAQDTAEGDDVTYMLEKERERLTQQLEFEKSQVKKFEKEQKKLSSQLEEERSRHKQLSSMLVLECKKASSKAAEEGQKAGELSLRLEEERSRVSQLEEELAAERKRGVQTEAQVEKQLSEFDIEREQLRAKLNREENRTRTLKEEMESLKKIVKDLEAAHQRCSPEERPKKPVTTSKGTATEPPMLVSVFCQTESFQVERTHGNNLAKVTSPGLPGPTTPAYSYAKANGHCDPETQTARELIAGSSVENQVPPREKSAPLAHEKAVENGGCPVGTETAVPVATHLPPSGSSLSPSSTASSSLTPSPCSSPVLSKRLLGSSASSPGYQSSYQVGINQRFHAARHKFQSQADQDQQASGLQSPPSRDLSPTLLDNSAAKQLARNTVTQVLSRFTGHQGPIKPVSPNSSPFGTDYRNLASTANPRGDTSHSPTPGKVSSPLSPLSPGIKSPTIPRAERGNPPPIPPKKPGLTPTASATPPLTKTHSQASSVTTTEDLASSCSSNAVVANGKDVDILLPTSS; this is translated from the exons GCCCAACACAGAGATACTTTCATTGAGGAACGTTATGGAAAATATAACATCAGTGACCCTTTAATGGCTCTCCAGAGAGATTTTGAAACACTGAAGGAGAAGAACGACGGGGAGAAGCAGCCGGTCTGCACAAACCCGCTGTCGATTCTTAAGGTGGTGATGAAGCAGTGCAAGACCATGCAGGAGCGCATGTTGTCCCAGCTGGCCGCTGCAGAGAGCAGGCACCGCAAG GTGATCCTCGACCTCGAGGAGGAGAGGCAGCGGCACGCACAGGACACAGCGGAAGGAGACGACGTCACCTACATgctggagaaggagagggagaggctgacGCAGCAG TTGGAATTTGAAAAGTCCCAAGTGAAAAAGTTTGAGAAAGAGCAGAAGAAGTTGTCGAGCCAGCTGGAAGAGGAGCGCTCGCGCCACAAGCAGCTCTCGTCCATGCTGGTGCTCGAGTGCAAGAAGGCCAGCAGCAAGGCCGCCGAGGAGGGCCAGAAGGCCGGGGAGCTGAGCCTGaggctggaggaggagaggagccgggTGAGtcagctggaggaggagctggccgCCGAGCGGAAGCGGGGCGTGCAGACCGAGGCCCAGGTGGAGAAGCAGCTGTCTGAGTTTGACATTGAAAGGGAACAGCTGAGAGCAAAACTGAACCGAGAGGAGAACCGGACCAGAACCCTGAAAGAAGAGATGGAGAGTCTGAAGAAAATAGTGAAGGACCTCGAGGCCGCCCACCAGCGCTGCAGCCCTGAGGAGCGGCCGAAGAAGCCCGTAACCACGTCCAAAGGCACCGCAACTGAGCCCCCCATGCTGGTGTCTGTATTTTGCCAAACCGAGAGTTTTCAGGTGGAGAGAACCCACGGGAACAACTTAGCCAAGGTGACAAGCCCTGGGCTGCCTGGCCCTACCACTCCTGCTTACTCTTATGCAAAAgccaatggccactgcgaccCAGAGACACAAACTGCCAGGGAGTtgattgcaggcagcagtgtagaAAACCAAGTGCCTCCACGAGAGAAATCTGCGCCACTGGCCcacgagaaagcagtggagaacggcGGGTGTCCTGTGGGGACTGAGACTGCAGTTCCAGTGGCCACTCACCTCCCTCCCAGTGGGAGCTCCCTGTCCCCCAGCAGCACTGCCTCCTCCTCGCTGACACCCTCTCCTTGCTCCTCACCAGTACTAAGTAAACGCTTGCTGGGCTCATCAGCCAGCAGCCCCGGCTACCAGTCATCCTACCAAGTAGGGATCAACCAGCGGTTCCATGCAGCTCGACACAAATTTCAATCCCAGGCAGATCAGGACCAACAAGCCAGCGGGCTACAGAGCCCTCCGTCCAGGGATCTGTCCCCCACCCTCCTAGACAACTCTGCCGCCAAGCAGCTGGCCCGAAACACAGTCACTCAGGTGCTCTCCCGATTCACTGGCCACCAAGGGCCAATCAAGCCTGTCTCTCCCAATAGCTCTCCCTTTGGCACAGACTATCGAAATCTGGCCAGCACTGCCAACCCAAGAGGTGACACTAGCCATTCGCCCACTCCAGGGAAAGTGTCCAGTCCTCTGAGCCCCCTTTCTCCAGGAATCAAGTCCCCCACCATCCCCAGAGCTGAAAGAGGAAATCCTCCACCCATCCCGCCCAAAAAACCTGGTCTCACCCCTACTGCATCTGCCACTCCTCCACTGACCAAAACCCATTCCCAGGCATCCTCTGTGACTACCACGGAAGACCTTGCCAGCAGCTGCTCTTCCAACGCCGTGGTAGCCAATGGCAAGGACGTTGATATACTTTTGCCTACCAGCAGCTAG